A window of Sebastes umbrosus isolate fSebUmb1 chromosome 6, fSebUmb1.pri, whole genome shotgun sequence genomic DNA:
TTAATGATTTAACAAAGTGAGCTTTCTCTTTAATAATATCATTTGTTAGAAAAACAGCTAATTTGTCACTTTTTCtgtacacacaaaacaaaacattaacacAGACAGATGGAGTTGATAAACTCCTCCTGTGTTCaatgatttttatattttatcaagaattttataaaaacattttaactgtGAATAATTGATTGCTTTTTTCACTCACTTGCAACCCTACAAGCATTTAATGCAAGAGTTAGTAGTCACCAGTTGTGGATTTGACTGAGACTGATCTCTCTCTTGTGCAGGGAATGGATCCTGTAAATGAGAGAAGAGTCTTTGACATCGTGGTCCGAACGGCCTGCAAAGAGACAACTTCCCAGTACTTCTTCATAACACCCAAAGTGAGTGTTTGTACCTTCTAATGAGTGTGTTCAGATGgttctttacatagcaaatagttgtttgctgctatattaatgctctggatatcgtacaATGAACCTTTAAATAAgcagctgtttgctaacatgttggctatatacagtatatgaacgTAAAAGGTGATGATACAGTATGTCAGTATTGTGTTctcagcttgtttctgctgcccccaagtggtaAAAGAAAATCAGTTAATGCAAGTGTAAAATGCTTTGTGTGAATCTGCTGTATTATGTGACCCATGAGAGTTTGCACCCTTCAATGTCCTGAACTTTTGCTTGTGCTCTGTTTGTCTTCAGCTGCTGCAGAATCTTCAGTACGCTGACGAGATGACCGTCCTCTGTGTCCACAACGGCAGCCAAATGCTTCCCCCCAACCAATGGGACGAGAAGGCTTTCATCAAACGATGTCTCCAAAGAAAAGCCAGGGCATGAACCCACCATCTCACCTGTCCTGCCCTAATTCAGTTACTGTCCAGTTCAGTGAGTTCAAAATATACAACTGTAAAAATGACGTTTAATAAATGTCATAAATGATTTAGCTGTTCATATAGaatatatttaattgttctGTGGAAGGGTCGTTCACGAGCCCAACATTATGTCCAAATAGAACGGACATTTATAATagaaatgtacaaaaaatagaaatatgtattgagcatatttgttgttttctcatttgcacatttttctaTTTAGGCAGCAACATGCTTACTCttttgatataaaatatgtacaacTGTTTCTGTACAAGTGATCTCTAACCTTAACAGTTCAAATgcacatgtttttatattttaataaaatattcttctgtttctgttctAAAAGCGtatgtgacatttatttataatattcatTAAATATCTGATACCTGGTATGCTTTGCTTCAATACTGCTTCAGTATGCAATGCAGTATGAAGTAGGTAATTATATTTTCTGGAAGATTTTTGCATGTTAAATAACTTTGTTATTTTGATCAAACACCATAGAAAATAGGAAGAAAAGGTGCATATGTGTTACGTGTGTCATTGTGTTTAAATGTCTATGACATTTTGGGGCCATCTGCACAGAGGTGAAATCTACAAACAGCAATACAATTGTGCATTAAAAGCCAAATTATGCAGAAATATACCTTACTTTTGTACCTTCATTACGTAGCTACTTGGCCTTTTAAACATACTTGTAATGTGACAGAGAGTGAGCTCAGCTTTTATTCCACCGTGtagttttcttcagtgtatattGAGAGTTGTGGTTAAAGTGATCCTGAAATCAggcttttttacatttttgcatcttttttcaCAGTGTTTGCTTTCCATGAATCACCCTTCAGTATTCAGTTTTCTATGTATGGCATTTGGATAAACACAAGCAGTACACAAATTTGCTGAAACAACCCCTTTATTTACAGAGCTCTCATATTGGTGGCAGTTAGATGGTAGTACTGGAAGCGTTATAGAAGCTGCCATCATGCCCCCTGGTGTCTGTGGAGGGAAAAAAGGACATTGCGGATTCTATCGGTCAGGGATTTGAATCCGAAGTTTtaaatttctttatattaatttatccACACAGACACCTGCTGCAATAACTGGGGATCATGATATAACTGAACTTCACCTGCGCTTCACTTGATGCTGTGAATGGAGATCCTCTGTGGATCGACCCACACTCTGATGTCCTCTTGTTCCTTTTCCAGCATGTCCTGCTTCCTGTAAATTCACATTTCAAATGATAAATTAACAGGGTTGTAATGCCACTGCCAACACGATGAAATTGTACTGCCAGGCCACAAACACCCACCTGGGGTCCTCAGAGACGGTCTCCTTCTGGTATAAAATCTGGTTCTTTCTCCAGAAGAAGTCCTTGTGGTGATCGTAGACGGACTTTAGTTGGAAGTCGAGGCTGTCGTTTGGAGCCTGAGGTTGAGAAAAGAGGGGTGCATTTCAAAGTACTTGCGTTGAGAAATTTTCTGGTTTAATAAGTTATGGTCACAATCTTGCATCACCCTGTAGGTTACCTGACGCTCATAATGAATAACACTCCGTCGGAAGCTGGCCAAAGTGGCTGCATCATGGAGACGACTCCAGGGTTCATCCATTTGGGACATATGAGTTGGTTTATCATATGTTTTTCTCTGTGCAATGGGAAAGGAGAATtccaaataaattatttaatctaCACAATGAGCCAACAATGACTGAGCTAAAACATGGCACACAGGCATGCTGCTTTAAGTAACACCTATAGTGAACAAATACActtcaaaaatgtaaatgttttatacAAAATTTTAAATGCTTTCAAGTATAGTTTGCTTAGATGAGAACCTGAGAGAAATGTGGGACTGTTTTGGTGACTGTATTTTGGGAAAAGATATACTAGATACATACTCTGTATATTTAGATCATCATCATTTAGATAAAATGTACTTTTCTCATTCAATATTTGCTGTGTGACTTCCCAAGGCTTGATTATCAAATGGACAAGGTCCCATGGGCAACTGGTttgtgttcatttaattgtaaCTTTGTTTGTAGATATGTGAATATGCACTACTAAAGCACAGTATCAAGTGACAAGGGTCTTACGACTACTTCAAAGTTGATCCCTGTGTCAAGATCTAGTTTTAAAACCTTAATTATTTCAGCTTCAGTTTTGTGCTTACGTCTTGCATATTCCTTATTGGTGTTTAATCAAATCATCACACCATTAACTATGGgctatttcatattttttagcAGGAACCCATCAGGATATGTTTTACCTAGCAGGTTAATAAGGCTAATTTAAAGGATTAAATTGACAGAATTTAGTAACTAGTTAGGTGATGTAcattcaaagaaaagaaaaatagaaaataaaggaataaaaaatTGAATAGAATaggagaaatagaaaaaaatgtgcttTATGTCCAGTACCTAAATAATTGTCAGTATTTTGAATTAAATCCCTCCACAGCTTATGTTTTGTTTAGCATGTTTAATCAGTATGAAAACTCACCTGCTGAGGCCTGAATCCGCCGAGAGTGAAGCAGTTTTCAAACTTTGTAGGAGGGAAAGGATCCCGGCCGGACATATTCACTCACAACACGAAGCTCAGCAGACTAAAAACATATATTAGTAACTTTTTTTGTAGTTAGCTTCTCTGCTAACTAACGAGGAACCCCCCTGGAATGTTTACAAACTGGTTTCTAGGCAACCACAAACTTCCGGTTAAACCTTTCAAAAGAATGGTTGGAGAATGTTTCCCTCCTCCCACGTGTCATGGGTCCATGTTAAACaattttacaaattattttccctcataaataagataagataagataagatattcctttattagtcccgcagtggggagatttgcagtgtacagcagcaaaggggatagtgcaaaaaacaagatgcatcagctaacacagtaaaaaaaaagaagctaaacaaagtaacaaaatatgaaccatttaaatagaaggaagtataaaaataggagcagtacatacagtattgacaataaacagactattaacaaaattgcacaagtggaaaatgatattgcacagtgagaatgaaatgaatgaatgaaattccacctgaaaatatcaggttattgtcagttttttggtttGTAAGTGGTATGACatgttgtaaaatgtcaaaacGGCCACTTGatacctttaaataaatgtccttttttttaaccacacCACTTTAAAAGCGTGTAAACAGTGCTAAG
This region includes:
- the c6h1orf194 gene encoding protein C1orf194 homolog; the encoded protein is MSGRDPFPPTKFENCFTLGGFRPQQRKTYDKPTHMSQMDEPWSRLHDAATLASFRRSVIHYERQAPNDSLDFQLKSVYDHHKDFFWRKNQILYQKETVSEDPRKQDMLEKEQEDIRVWVDPQRISIHSIK